One stretch of Arachis duranensis cultivar V14167 chromosome 1, aradu.V14167.gnm2.J7QH, whole genome shotgun sequence DNA includes these proteins:
- the LOC107485167 gene encoding uncharacterized protein LOC107485167 translates to MDVSKDWMDTPRHEKEYQVGVEKFLHFAFSSPGIPQGEEIQCPCAKCCNRLWLRRDVVYDHLICDGFVKGYRRWFNHGESLVAMDVDSDTYEEYNCNDNIDELLRDRFRDTTQVDGHNMGPNEGAKEFYKLVDEASQELYPGCKGFTRLSFTIRLYLLKCLHGWSNASFTSLLELLKEGMPHLNIPTSFDKTKNMVKNLGLDYQKIDACRNDCMLYRNGHENDSSCHVCGTSRYIEHHVEEDDATSSKKPRKVAAKTLRHFPLIPRLQRLFMCTRTVEAMSWHHNERVKDGSLRHPADGESWKAFDSRHEDFAKEPRNVRLGLASDGFNPFRTLSSTHSTWPVVLMVYNLPPWMSMKPDYFLLSLLIPGLQSPKNDIDVGK, encoded by the coding sequence ATGGATGTGTCTAAAGATTGGATGGATACACCACGTCATGAAAAAGAATATCAAGTCGGTGTAGAAAAGTTTTTACACTTTGCTTTTTCATCACCGGGAATTCCTCAAGGGGAAGAAATTCAATGCCCATGTGCAAAGTGTTGTAATAGACTTTGGTTAAGGAGAGATGTCGTGTATGACCATCTAATATGCGATGGATTCGTAAAAGGTTATAGGAGGTGGTTTAATCATGGGGAATCACTTGTTGCTATGGATGTTGACAGTGACACATATGAGGAATATAACTGCAATGATAACATTGATGAGTTGTTACGTGATAGATTCAGAGATACTACACAAGTTGATGGACATAACATGGGGCCTAACGAAGGTgcaaaagaattttataaattagtAGACGAGGCAAGCCAAGAATTATACCCTGGATGTAAAGGATTCACAAGATTATCCTTTACCATCCGTCTTTACTTGTTAAAATGCTTGCATGGTTGGAGTAATGCATCGTTCACTTCTCTCTTAGAATTATTGAAAGAAGGAATGCCACATTTGAATATTCCTACTTCTTTTGATAAAACAAAGAATATGGTGAAGAATTTGGGCCTTGACTACCAAAAGATCGATGCATGTCGCAATGATTGCATGTTGTATCGGAACGGGCATGAGAATGACTCATCTTGCCATGTCTGTGGAACATCCCGTTATATTGAGCATCATGTAGAAGAAGACGATGCTACCTCATCTAAAAAGCCTCGTAAAGTTGCTGCAAAAACTCTAAGGCATTTTCCCCTGATTCCCAGACTTCAAAGGCTTTTTATGTGCACAAGGACGGTTGAAGCTATGTCCTGGCATCATAATGAACGTGTTAAAGATGGGTCGTTAAGGCATCCTGCCGATGGTGAATCTTGGAAAGCATTTGATAGTCGACATGAAGATTTTGCAAAGGAGCCTCGTAATGTGAGACTTGGCTTAGCGAGCGACGGATTCAATCCGTTTCGAACTTTGAGTAGTACACATAGTACATGGCCTGTTGTTCTGATGGTGTATAATCTACCCCCTTGGATGAGCATGAAGCCTGATTATTTTTTGCTATCTTTACTCATTCCTGGACTACAATCACCGAAAAATGACATTGATGTTGGGAAATGA
- the LOC107485175 gene encoding uncharacterized protein LOC107485175: MRACLLWTINDFPAYAMLSGWSTKGKLACPCCNDETSSIYLKHSHKTVYMDHRRFLPMNHPWRHNKRSFNGKTELRSPPQLLDGTTVFDILQGVDNSFGKKQRRSKNGISNWKKRSIFFDLPYWKFNMFRHNLDVMHIEKNIVDSIIGTLLDISGKTKDHAAARFDLKEMGIRKNLQPRDTNNGKRTKLAKACFSMTAAEKTIFCSVLKGAKLPDGSASNIARCVQQTEKKISGYKTHDAHFMLHYLLQVPIKSILPNHVAIALVRLCSFFRRICQKVISLDEVVNLEAEIAETLCQLERIFPPSFFDMMVHLPIHLANEVRLGGPVQYRWMYPVERYMCTLKSYVRNRSHPEGSIAEGYLANECINFCSRYLHEDVQTRFNRVPRNNDECVSDELRTPSLFPSKGCPLGGKMGDLFMLDEKSEIQGHAYILNNCDKIEVYMREHEEAINDNNPRRTKWEKAKHHSQQFSEWFKTRAMKKDVPGWAKGLARGPNRVAKRFSGYVINGYRFHTRHRDARRKTQNSGVTLEALTPSFATVKDKKPIEAKVTYYGRIVDMFELDYYGQFKVVLFKCEWYTVTKDNFGLYVYFNKKCYQEEPFVLASQVNQCFYVQDPYVSDKHYVMKTIPRDLFRISDDLESDSPIIYAREPCEPEVIPSLPNDNGEVDLVRNDLRATIIDMAPNMFAKQRGEEDEESEYEYMEDSDSETS, encoded by the exons ATGAGAGCATGTCTTTTATGGACAATTAACGACTTCCCTGCGTATGCTATGTTATCTGGGTGGAGTACAAAGGGAAAATTGGCTTGTCCGTGTTGTAATGATGAGACTTCTTCTATATATCTGAAACATAGCCACAAGACTGTTTATATGGATCATCGAAGGTTTTTACCTATGAACCATCCATGGAGACATAATAAAAGATCTTTCAATGGAAAAACTGAACTTAGGTCTCCACCGCAGTTGTTAGATGGAACAACTGTATTTGATATATTGCAAGGGGTAGATAATTCTTTTGGGAAGAAGCAAAGGAGATCAAAGAATGGCATTTCTAATTGGAAAAAGCGGTCAATCTTTTTTGATTTACCATATTGGAAGTTCAACATGTTTAGACACAACCTTGATGTCATGCACATAGAGAAGAATATAGTTGATAGCATAATTGGAACTCTTTTGGATATTTCTGGAAAGACAAAAGATCATGCAGCTGCGCGTTTTGACCTTAAAGAAATGGGTATCAGGAAAAACCTTCAACCAAGAGATACGAATAATGGTAAAAGAACTAAGTTAGCAAAGGCATGCTTCTCAATGACTGCAGCAGAGAAAACAATCTTTTGTAGTGTGTTAAAAGGGGCAAAATTACCAGACGGCAGCGCTTCCAATATCGCTAGATGTGTGCagcaaacagaaaagaagattTCTGGTTACAAGACCCATGATGCTCATTTCATGTTACATTACTTGTTGCAAGTACCGATCAAGAGCATACTTCCTAACCATGTTGCCATCGCTTTAGTTCGATTATGTTCATTTTTTCGCCGGATATGTCAGAAGGTAATTAGCCTAGATGAGGTAGTTAACTTAGAAGCAGAGATTGCTGAGACATTATGCCAATTGGAGAGGATTTTTCCTCCAAGCTTTTTTGACATGATGGTGCACTTGCCTATCCATTTGGCAAATGAAGTGAGGTTAGGTGGTCCAGTTCAGTATCGTTGGATGTACCCTGTTGAACGATATATGTGCACACTAAAATCGTATGTTCGTAACAGAAGTCATCCAGAAGGATCCATTGCCGAAGGATATTTGGCGAATGAGTGTATTAATTTTTGCTCAAGATATTTACATGAAGATGTCCAGACAAGATTCAATAGAGTCCCTCGAAACAATGATGAGTGTGTTTCAGATGAGCTGCGAACTCCTAGTTTGTTTCCAAGCAAAGGATGTCCTTTGGGTGGAAAAATGGGAGATTTGTTCATGTTAGATGAAAAATCAGAAATACAAGGTCATGCATACATCCTAAACAATTGTGATAAGATCGAGGTCTACATGAg AGAGCATGAGGAGGCAATAAATGATAACAATCCACGaagaacaaagtgggagaaagcCAAACACCATAGTCAACAGTTCTCAGAATGGTTTAAAACTCGTGCCATGAAAAAGGATGTGCCTGGTTGGGCAAAAGGGTTGGCTAGGGGGCCAAATAGAGTTGCAAAAAGATTTTCAGGTTATGTTATCAATGGGTATAGGTTTCATACAAGACACCGTGATGCAAGACGTAAAACCCAAAATAGTGGTGTCACATTGGAGGCATTGACTCCTAGTTTTGCTACTGTGAAAGATAAGAAGCCAATTGAAGCAAAAGTAACCTACTATGGTAGAATAGTTGATATGTTTGAATTAGATTATTATGGCCAATTTAAGGTAGTCCTGTTTAAGTGTGAGTGGTATACAGTTACAAAAGACAATTTTGGTCTTTATGtgtatttcaataaaaaatgctaccaagaagaaccatttGTGCTAGCATCCCAAGTAAACCAATGCTTTTATGTGCAAGACCCATATGTGAGTGACAAACACTATGTTATGAAAACAATTCCAAGAGATTTATTTAGGATAAGTGATGACCTTGAGTCTGATTCGCCCATAATATATGCAAGGGAGCCATGTGAACCTGAAGTGATTCCAAGTCTCCCAAATGATAATGGTGAAGTTGATCTAGTGAGGAATGATCTACGAGCAACTATTATAGATATGGCTCCAAATATGTTTGCCAAACAACGTGGTGAGGAAGATGAGGAAAGCGAATACGAGTATATGGAGGACTCTGATTCTGAAACATCTTGA
- the LOC127747725 gene encoding uncharacterized protein LOC127747725: MSLDMYFKVHGINLEDEEVEEDEEDELDDAANDEGNGGQASNEELGTIKKKTRGKTMCKKLHATDFNDRWEVEFFGGQPVGPTKEVVSNLNQLLGTTVRNPRFVTLLYTSWHGVPKNIKEDMWDYANVSKIHSSNNFKAVGKGFCRAWKKYKGEIKKEHFLKYNTKKEMIKNRPLEIPEVQFRKLIRYWSLPTVKAVSTKNTENRSKQTCPHRMGSTNSGIVRKQLRDSKENSEEPSRVEVFIATRTSKKGKEIDAKTQRTIAELQTRIEAGENDEDAFVGVLGNDQPGRVRCYGASITRSSLKKDEEI; encoded by the exons ATGAGTCTTGACATGTATTTTAAGGTACATGGGATAAATTTGGAAGATGAAGAAGTTGAGGAAGATGAGGAAGATGAGCTTGATGATGCTGCAAATGATGAGGGTAATGGAGGACAAGCTAGTAATGAAG AATTAGGcacaataaagaagaaaactcGTGGAAAGACAATGTGCAAAAAGCTTCATGCCACTGATTTTAATGATCGATGGGAGGTGGAATTTTTTGGAGGGCAACCTGTAGGTCCAACCAAGGAGGTTGTATCTAACCTCAACCAACTTTTGGGCACAACGGTTAGAAATCCTCGTTTTGTGACTTTGCTATATACTAGTTGGCATGGTGTGCCTAAAAACATCAAAGAGGACATGTGGGACTATGCCAATGTAT CAAAAATTCATTCTTCCAATAACTTCAAAGCCGTGGGTAAGGGATTTTGTCGTGCATGGAAAAAATACAAAGGCGAAATAAAAAAGGAACATTTCTTAAAGTACAAcacaaagaaagaaatgatAAAGAACCGACCGTTAGAGATCCCTGAGGTTCAATTTCGCAAACTAATTCGGTATTGGAGTCTTCCGACTGTCAAG GCTGTGTCTACTAAGAATACTGAAAATAGGTCAAAGCAAACATGTCCTCACCGGATGGGTTCCACAAATTCTGGAATAGTGCGCAAGCAGCTG CGCGACTCTAAAGAGAATAGTGAAGAACCATCAAGAGTTGAAGTTTTCATAGCAACTCGCACaagtaaaaaaggaaaagaaattgatGCTAAAACACAAAGAACAATT GCTGAACTTCAAACCCGAATAGAGGCAGGGGAAAATGATGAGGATGCATTTGTAGGAGTGCTAGGAAATGACCAACCAGGTCGAGTTCGTTGTTATGGGGCTTCGATTACAAGAAGCTCTCTTAAAAAGGACGAGGAGATTTGA